The genomic segment CCTTTACAAAGGCCGCGTGAGCTGCATCAATGCCCGCCCGACTGCTGTGTGAGTGCACGGTGTAACCGGCGGTGGGGATGCCCACCGCCGCGCGCGCGTTAGAGTGTGTGTAGCGAATGACACCAGTTATATGAGCGCCGCGCGGGTTTTCGTGCGGGGCTTATGAGTAAAGGGGACATAGACAACACCATGTTTGAAAGATTCACCGATCGAGCCCGCCGAGTGATCGTCCTGGCACAGGACGAAGCTCGCATGCTTAACCACAATTACATCGGCACCGAGCACATCCTGCTCGGTCTTATTAGCGAGGGCGAAGGCGTTGCGGCGAAGGCGCTGGAGTCGATGGGAATCTCCCTCGACGCTGTGCGTCAAGAAGTCGAGGAGATTATCGGCCACGGCACTCAGCAGACCAGTGGCCACATTCCCTTTACGCCGCGTGCCAAGAAGGTGCTGGAGCTCTCCCTGCGTGAAGGGCTGCAGATGGGGCACAAGTACATCGGTACTGAGTTCCTTCTGCTCGGCCTCATCCGTGAGGGCGAGGGCGTAGCCGCCCAGGTGCTGGTGAAGCTCGGCGCGGATTTGCCGCGCGTGCGCCAGCAGGTTATTCAACTGCTCTCCGGTTATGAGGGTGGCCAGGAAGGCTCTGAGGATGAGGGTGGCGCCGCCCCCTCCGGCGGCAAGGTGCTCGGCGCGGGCGCCGCAGCCGGGGGCCGCGGCGGTGGCGGTAGCGCCGGTGAGCGCTCTAATTCTTTGGTCTTGGACCAGTTCGGCCGCAACCTCACCCAGGCTGCCAAGGAAGGCAAGCTGGATCCCGTAGTGGGTCGCGAGGACGAGATCGAGCGCATCATGCAGGTGCTGTCTCGTCGTACGAAGAACAACCCCGTGCTCATTGGTGAGCCCGGAGTGGGTAAAACCGCCGTGGTTGAGGGATTGGCTCTCGACATTGTTAATGGCAAGGTACCGGAGACTCTCAAGGATAAGCAGCTGTACTCGCTGGACTTGGGGTCACTCGTGGCCGGTTCGCGTTATCGCGGTGACTTCGAGGAGCGCCTGAAGAAGGTGCTCAAGGAGATTAACCAGCGCGGCGATATCATCCTGTTCATCGATGAGATCCACACGCTTGTCGGCGCAGGTGCTGCCGAGGGGGCGATAGACGCCGCCTCGCTGTTGAAGCCGAAGCTGGCTCGCGGTGAGCTGCAGACCATCGGTGCTACCACTTTGGATGAGTACCGCAAGCACATCGAGAAGGACGCCGCTCTGGAGCGTCGTTTCCAGCCGGTGCAGGTGCCCGAGCCCTCGGTGGAAGACACCATTGAGATCCTCAAGGGGCTGCGTGACCGCTACGAGGCTCACCACCGCGTGTCCATTACTGACAGTGCACTCGCTGCCGCCGCCAACCTCTCGAACCGCTACATCAACGATCGCTTCCTGCCGGATAAGGCAGTGGACTTGATTGATGAGGCCGGTGCCCGTATGCGCATCAAGCGCATGACTGCCCCGGATTCCATCCGTGAAGTGGATGAGCGTATCGCTAGCGTGCGCCGCGAGAAGGAAGCCGCTATCGACGCCCAGGACTTTGAGAAGGCCGCGGGTCTGCGGGATAAGGAACGCAAGCTGGGCGAGGAGCGCGCGGAGAAGGAAAAGCAGTGGCGCTCCGGCGACCTAGAGGACATCGCCGAGGTCAGCGAGGAGCAGATTGCTGAGGTGCTGGGCCACTGGACCGGTATCCCGGTATTTAAGCTCACCGAGGAAGAGTCTGACCGCCTACTCCACATGGAAGAGGAGCTGCACAAGCGCATCATCGGCCAGGACGATGCCGTCAAGGCTGTCTCCCGCGCCATCCGCCGCACCCGCGCCGGGTTGAAGGATCCGAAGCGCCCCAGCGGCTCGTTCATCTTCG from the Corynebacterium ciconiae DSM 44920 genome contains:
- a CDS encoding ATP-dependent Clp protease ATP-binding subunit, translated to MFERFTDRARRVIVLAQDEARMLNHNYIGTEHILLGLISEGEGVAAKALESMGISLDAVRQEVEEIIGHGTQQTSGHIPFTPRAKKVLELSLREGLQMGHKYIGTEFLLLGLIREGEGVAAQVLVKLGADLPRVRQQVIQLLSGYEGGQEGSEDEGGAAPSGGKVLGAGAAAGGRGGGGSAGERSNSLVLDQFGRNLTQAAKEGKLDPVVGREDEIERIMQVLSRRTKNNPVLIGEPGVGKTAVVEGLALDIVNGKVPETLKDKQLYSLDLGSLVAGSRYRGDFEERLKKVLKEINQRGDIILFIDEIHTLVGAGAAEGAIDAASLLKPKLARGELQTIGATTLDEYRKHIEKDAALERRFQPVQVPEPSVEDTIEILKGLRDRYEAHHRVSITDSALAAAANLSNRYINDRFLPDKAVDLIDEAGARMRIKRMTAPDSIREVDERIASVRREKEAAIDAQDFEKAAGLRDKERKLGEERAEKEKQWRSGDLEDIAEVSEEQIAEVLGHWTGIPVFKLTEEESDRLLHMEEELHKRIIGQDDAVKAVSRAIRRTRAGLKDPKRPSGSFIFAGPSGVGKTELSKALAEFLFGEEDALIQIDMGEFHDRFTASRLFGAPPGYVGYEEGGQLTEKVRRKPFSVVLFDEIEKAHKEIYNTLLQVLEDGRLTDGQGRVVDFKNTVLIFTSNLGTQDISKPVGLGFTGSSEMDHDAQYERMKQKVDDELKKHFRPEFLNRIDSTVVFHQLTQDEIVQMVDLLISRVEQALAEKDMGIELTDKAKNLLAKRGFDPVLGARPLRRTIQRDIEDALSERILFGEVGAGEIVTVDVEGWDGESKDTDGATFTFTPRPKPLPQETFSEISPEAAAAIKDVSDAAEEDVPESDSTVVPSGVGEESTDNNEGEQPNGEQN